A window of Deinococcus radiotolerans contains these coding sequences:
- a CDS encoding HD domain-containing protein: protein MSDFPLTDRFLHALERAHRWHAGQYRKVPMGETATVPYLSHLLGVASVALEFGASEDEAIAALLHDALEDGPENIQADVARRAETREELRRVIRQEFGEQVEALVSGATEETGLIAGKKAPWSERKMAYLRKLIRTEKPESAASLLVSASDKLHNARAILADVLAFGDSPESRVAFFDRFNAEQEGTLQYYRLLVWAYNRAPGGHGQVRLHALFTELDRTVTALEFACGVHQRDVLNYRPLREFSRRHLGPGES, encoded by the coding sequence ATGAGCGACTTTCCCCTGACGGATCGTTTCCTGCACGCCCTGGAACGGGCGCACCGCTGGCATGCCGGGCAGTACCGCAAGGTGCCGATGGGCGAGACGGCGACCGTCCCTTATCTCTCGCACCTGCTGGGCGTTGCGTCCGTCGCCCTGGAATTTGGCGCGTCCGAGGATGAGGCCATCGCGGCACTGCTGCATGACGCGTTGGAGGACGGGCCAGAGAACATCCAGGCTGACGTGGCGCGCCGTGCGGAGACCCGGGAGGAACTCCGCCGCGTGATCCGGCAGGAGTTCGGTGAACAGGTTGAGGCGCTGGTGTCCGGCGCGACCGAGGAGACGGGGCTGATCGCGGGGAAGAAGGCACCCTGGTCTGAACGGAAAATGGCGTACCTGCGGAAACTGATTCGCACTGAAAAGCCTGAAAGTGCCGCTTCATTGCTGGTGAGTGCGTCTGACAAGCTGCACAATGCCCGCGCGATCCTCGCGGATGTCCTGGCGTTCGGGGACAGCCCAGAGAGTCGCGTGGCGTTCTTTGATCGCTTCAACGCCGAGCAGGAGGGCACGTTGCAGTACTACCGCCTGCTCGTCTGGGCGTACAACCGCGCGCCGGGGGGACACGGGCAGGTGCGGCTGCACGCCCTGTTTACCGAACTCGACCGGACTGTCACTGCGTTGGAGTTCGCCTGCGGCGTACATCAACGAGACGTGCTGAACTACAGGCCCCTCCGAGAGTTCAGCAGGCGCCACCTGGGTCCTGGCGAGTCCTGA
- the cutA gene encoding divalent-cation tolerance protein CutA, with protein sequence MSLVVMVTLPPERALDLARTLVAEHLAGCVNIIPGLQSVYRWQGEVAEDPESLLLIKTSGEQYPDLEARIKAVHPYEVPEIIALQYDRALPEFQAWLRDALTPPQR encoded by the coding sequence GTGTCACTTGTCGTCATGGTCACCCTCCCCCCTGAGCGGGCCCTTGACCTGGCCCGCACCCTGGTCGCCGAGCACCTTGCCGGGTGCGTGAACATCATTCCGGGTCTGCAAAGCGTGTACCGCTGGCAGGGCGAAGTCGCCGAGGATCCCGAGAGCCTGCTGCTGATCAAGACCAGCGGTGAGCAGTACCCGGACCTCGAGGCTCGAATCAAGGCCGTGCACCCCTACGAGGTGCCCGAGATCATCGCCCTACAGTACGACCGCGCCCTGCCGGAATTCCAGGCGTGGCTGCGCGACGCCCTCACCCCACCCCAGCGCTGA
- a CDS encoding LapA family protein, producing MRTVVLIVVLVLLGLFAVLNTNALMFPHTLSLGFVTYSGVPMGLILLIVAALLALLFYFWAGLTGLRAQADSAKLLRDMEALRLSLDQQEGSRFAQLQTHLDERFRVLGQGTDGAEVAALHARVDAMQRDLNVQLAQLDDYLKRKLG from the coding sequence ATGAGAACCGTCGTGCTGATCGTGGTGCTGGTGCTGCTGGGCCTGTTCGCAGTGCTGAACACCAACGCGCTGATGTTCCCCCACACCCTGAGCCTGGGCTTCGTGACGTACTCGGGTGTGCCCATGGGGCTGATCCTGCTGATCGTGGCGGCCCTGCTGGCGCTTCTGTTCTACTTCTGGGCGGGTCTGACGGGCCTGCGTGCTCAGGCGGACAGCGCGAAGCTGCTGCGTGACATGGAGGCCCTGCGCCTGAGCCTCGACCAGCAGGAGGGCAGCCGCTTCGCGCAGCTTCAGACGCATCTGGACGAGCGCTTCCGGGTGCTGGGTCAGGGTACGGACGGGGCGGAGGTGGCGGCCCTGCACGCGCGCGTGGACGCCATGCAGCGGGACCTGAACGTGCAGCTGGCGCAGCTGGACGACTACCTGAAACGTAAGCTGGGTTGA
- the accD gene encoding acetyl-CoA carboxylase, carboxyltransferase subunit beta — translation MALDRFFRRRRPQLQPGADVPDLWTQCPACKEGVYNRDLEANAYVCPKCGHHIRLDAAQRVQVLLDEGSFRQLSGRVQPTDALNFQDTEAYTDRLRRAQKKTGRPDAILTGTGTILDVPVTLAVMDFAFSGGSMGSVVGEEIARAAEHAAEHGTPLVIVTASGGARMQESALSLMQMAKTTVALETLADRGLPYVSVLTDPTTGGVTASFATIADVIVAEPGALIGFAGPRVIQQTIRQSLPEGFQRAEFLLEHGMVDAVVDRREQRAYLASLLGLLTHREESA, via the coding sequence ATGGCCCTTGACCGTTTTTTCCGCCGTCGCCGCCCGCAGCTGCAGCCGGGCGCGGACGTGCCAGACCTGTGGACCCAGTGCCCCGCCTGCAAGGAAGGGGTGTACAACCGCGACCTGGAAGCGAACGCCTACGTGTGCCCCAAGTGCGGGCATCACATCCGGCTGGACGCCGCGCAACGCGTGCAGGTCCTGCTGGACGAAGGCAGCTTCCGGCAGCTGTCAGGCCGCGTGCAGCCCACCGACGCCCTGAACTTCCAGGACACCGAGGCCTACACCGACCGCCTGCGCCGCGCCCAGAAGAAAACCGGGCGTCCCGACGCGATCCTGACCGGCACCGGCACCATCCTGGATGTGCCGGTCACACTGGCCGTCATGGACTTCGCGTTCAGTGGCGGCAGCATGGGCAGCGTCGTGGGTGAGGAGATCGCCCGCGCCGCCGAGCACGCTGCCGAGCACGGCACGCCCCTGGTCATCGTGACCGCCAGTGGCGGCGCCCGCATGCAGGAAAGTGCGCTGTCCCTGATGCAGATGGCCAAGACCACCGTCGCGCTCGAAACCCTCGCGGACCGGGGGCTACCGTACGTGAGCGTCCTGACTGACCCCACCACCGGGGGCGTGACCGCCAGCTTCGCCACCATCGCCGACGTGATCGTCGCCGAGCCCGGCGCGCTGATCGGCTTCGCAGGTCCGCGCGTCATCCAGCAGACCATCCGCCAGAGCCTGCCCGAAGGCTTCCAGCGCGCCGAGTTCCTGCTGGAGCACGGCATGGTGGACGCCGTCGTGGACCGCCGCGAGCAGCGCGCGTACCTGGCGTCCCTGCTGGGCCTGCTGACCCACCGGGAGGAAAGCGCTTGA
- a CDS encoding acetyl-CoA carboxylase carboxyltransferase subunit alpha, with translation MTASIDTLKELEARVHDLEVTAQKTGQNLDAALNPLRAEVERLRAQQPKAAPSRWERVQLARAQGRPTALDYVDRLCTEFTELHGDRRYGDDPALIGGPARWQGVPVMLLLQQKGRDTKSKIKRRFGSANPEGYRKAVRLMDLAEKFGLPVVALVDTQGAYPGLEAEERGQGWAIAESIRRMLNLRVPVVNVVIGEGGSGGALAIGVGNRVLIQENAWYSVISPEGAASIIWKDASKAPLAAEALRLTAPDLLALGIVEEVIPEPAGGAHLNTDEAARAVGEAVTRHLRELAAQDATTLKTDRAARFRRLGAYTETP, from the coding sequence TTGACCGCCAGCATCGACACCCTGAAAGAACTCGAGGCGCGCGTGCACGACCTGGAAGTCACCGCGCAGAAGACCGGGCAGAACCTCGACGCGGCCCTGAACCCCCTGCGCGCCGAGGTCGAGCGCCTGCGCGCCCAGCAGCCCAAGGCCGCCCCCAGCCGCTGGGAGCGCGTGCAACTGGCCCGCGCGCAGGGCCGCCCCACCGCGCTGGACTACGTGGACCGCCTCTGCACCGAATTCACCGAACTGCACGGCGACCGCCGCTACGGCGACGACCCCGCCCTGATCGGCGGGCCCGCCCGCTGGCAGGGTGTGCCCGTCATGCTGCTGCTGCAGCAAAAGGGCCGTGACACGAAAAGCAAGATCAAACGCCGCTTCGGCAGCGCCAACCCCGAGGGCTACCGCAAGGCTGTGCGCCTGATGGACCTGGCCGAGAAGTTCGGTCTGCCCGTCGTGGCCCTCGTGGACACCCAGGGCGCGTACCCGGGCCTGGAAGCCGAGGAGCGCGGGCAGGGCTGGGCGATTGCCGAGAGCATCCGCCGCATGCTGAACCTGCGCGTGCCGGTCGTGAACGTCGTGATCGGCGAGGGCGGCTCGGGCGGCGCGCTCGCTATCGGGGTGGGCAACCGCGTGCTGATCCAGGAGAACGCCTGGTACTCCGTGATCTCCCCCGAGGGCGCCGCGAGCATCATCTGGAAGGACGCCAGCAAGGCGCCCCTGGCGGCCGAGGCGCTGCGCCTGACCGCCCCTGACCTGCTCGCGCTGGGCATCGTGGAGGAAGTCATTCCCGAACCCGCCGGCGGCGCCCACCTGAACACCGACGAGGCCGCCCGCGCGGTTGGCGAGGCCGTGACCCGGCACCTGCGCGAACTGGCCGCGCAGGACGCCACGACCCTGAAAACCGACCGGGCCGCCCGCTTCCGCCGCCTGGGGGCGTACACCGAGACGCCCTGA
- a CDS encoding carboxypeptidase regulatory-like domain-containing protein, with translation MNRSLPVTTLLALSLLLGACSSTQAGSTPPSQGGGGPVSQTPYTMTGVVRNAAGQPVPGAEVWADNTLYYNMNALGTTDAQGRYSVPLPRDTPGTWRAGGHFKVKYAGDWYNLTLEPDSDAAFATDTGAVRNFTLKISGEVPGGGEYGGKLYPYFGGETDFDMSQVEFTLTPDGPLIDGSAGQVLTRHLTDETMVRDIPLGRYVMTARYVPQGGPAQPMQLMGRAESTYATSTTITFHETPSYGLFADLTVRLAP, from the coding sequence ATGAACCGATCCCTGCCTGTCACCACCCTGCTCGCCCTGAGTCTGCTGCTGGGCGCCTGTTCCTCCACCCAGGCTGGCTCCACGCCGCCCAGCCAGGGCGGGGGCGGTCCGGTCAGCCAGACCCCCTACACCATGACCGGCGTCGTGCGCAACGCCGCCGGGCAGCCGGTCCCCGGCGCGGAGGTCTGGGCGGACAACACGCTGTACTACAACATGAACGCGCTGGGCACCACCGACGCGCAGGGCCGCTACAGCGTCCCGCTGCCCAGGGACACGCCGGGCACGTGGCGCGCCGGGGGACATTTCAAGGTGAAGTACGCCGGCGACTGGTACAACCTGACGCTGGAACCCGACAGTGACGCGGCCTTCGCCACTGACACCGGCGCGGTGCGGAACTTCACGCTGAAGATCTCCGGTGAGGTGCCGGGCGGCGGCGAGTACGGCGGCAAGCTGTACCCGTACTTCGGCGGGGAGACCGACTTCGACATGAGTCAGGTCGAGTTCACGCTGACGCCCGACGGGCCGCTCATCGACGGCAGTGCTGGGCAGGTCCTGACCCGCCACCTGACTGACGAGACCATGGTGCGGGACATTCCCCTGGGTCGGTACGTCATGACGGCCCGGTACGTGCCGCAGGGCGGTCCGGCCCAGCCCATGCAGCTGATGGGCCGCGCCGAGAGCACCTACGCCACGAGCACCACCATCACGTTCCACGAGACCCCCTCGTACGGCCTGTTCGCGGACCTCACCGTCCGCCTGGCGCCCTGA